A single genomic interval of Desulfovibrio sp. UCD-KL4C harbors:
- a CDS encoding OmpA family protein: protein MGKKKQKKFPDPGGAWLVTFSDLVTLLLTFFVLLLSMASMDQSFITRVTITPAELGFLSKRGAGKVTAKVALVSEMLERPWEVLEKQNRIKDLLFPDEILPAEMDKSTLEENLKVLAKPEGVALVLTDKMLFPLGKYELDDNAKVLLYQLVPVLEYLSTAGINISGYTDDVGGMSPSNFELSGRRAMSVLTYFVEQGISNQRLTVSAYGPTYPLFSNKTPEGRNQNRRVEILIKTTPHLGGYS from the coding sequence ATGGGTAAAAAAAAGCAGAAAAAATTTCCTGATCCGGGTGGAGCCTGGCTGGTCACCTTTTCTGATCTTGTTACGCTTCTTTTGACTTTTTTTGTGCTCTTGCTCAGCATGGCTTCTATGGATCAGAGTTTTATTACCAGAGTTACGATTACTCCCGCGGAGCTTGGCTTTCTTTCCAAAAGAGGGGCGGGCAAGGTTACAGCCAAAGTCGCTTTAGTCAGTGAAATGCTGGAACGTCCTTGGGAAGTGCTTGAAAAGCAGAATAGGATTAAGGATTTATTATTTCCTGATGAAATCCTTCCAGCGGAAATGGATAAGTCCACACTTGAAGAGAATCTGAAAGTTCTTGCAAAACCCGAAGGGGTTGCCCTTGTGCTTACAGACAAGATGCTTTTCCCTCTTGGTAAGTATGAACTTGATGACAATGCGAAAGTTCTGCTTTATCAACTGGTTCCTGTGCTTGAATATCTATCAACTGCTGGTATTAATATTTCGGGATATACTGATGATGTGGGAGGGATGAGTCCTTCTAATTTTGAACTTTCCGGGCGGCGCGCAATGTCCGTGCTTACTTATTTTGTTGAGCAGGGTATTTCTAATCAGAGACTTACAGTGTCGGCTTATGGTCCTACGTATCCGTTGTTTAGTAATAAAACACCGGAAGGTAGAAACCAGAACAGACGTGTAGAGATTTTGATTAAGACAACTCCCCATTTGGGCGGGTATTCGTAA
- the era gene encoding GTPase Era codes for MSEFKFGFVALLGPPNAGKSTLMNHYLGQKVAIVSPKPQTTRNRISGILSDDDSQVVFLDTPGVHKLRGKMNRFLLETAWDALANSDVIVVLFDAAFFASKPHLMEQELSPLVKPVNGSGRPVYIAVNKIDKVKDKAMLLPVMQKAQAMWPDAEFFPISARKGDGADVLLDKIKAALPEGAPMFPEDQISTVPMRFMAAEVIREKLFMSLQQELPYSTAVEIEFWNEDPEKNLVNIGAIIYTTKSNHKGMIIGKGGQNLKKIGIKSRTEIEEMLEQKVMLELWVKVREGWTEDVGFLRSIGLGE; via the coding sequence ATGTCAGAATTTAAATTTGGGTTCGTAGCCCTTTTAGGGCCGCCAAATGCGGGCAAAAGTACTCTTATGAATCATTATCTGGGGCAGAAAGTAGCGATTGTTTCTCCCAAACCTCAGACTACCCGTAACCGTATCAGTGGAATTTTAAGCGATGATGATTCTCAGGTTGTTTTTTTGGATACCCCCGGTGTTCATAAATTGCGCGGCAAAATGAATCGCTTTCTGCTTGAGACTGCCTGGGATGCTCTTGCAAATTCAGACGTGATTGTCGTTTTGTTTGACGCAGCTTTTTTTGCCTCAAAACCTCACCTCATGGAGCAGGAACTTTCACCTTTGGTCAAGCCGGTTAACGGTTCTGGTCGTCCTGTTTACATTGCAGTTAATAAAATCGACAAAGTTAAAGATAAAGCTATGCTTTTACCGGTTATGCAAAAGGCGCAGGCAATGTGGCCTGATGCTGAATTTTTCCCGATTTCCGCACGTAAGGGTGACGGGGCTGATGTCTTGCTTGATAAGATCAAAGCCGCACTACCTGAAGGAGCACCCATGTTCCCTGAGGATCAGATTTCAACTGTTCCGATGCGCTTCATGGCTGCCGAAGTAATTCGTGAAAAGCTTTTCATGAGTCTTCAGCAGGAACTTCCTTATTCTACTGCTGTTGAAATTGAGTTTTGGAATGAAGACCCTGAAAAGAATCTTGTTAATATCGGAGCAATTATCTACACAACCAAGAGTAATCATAAGGGAATGATCATTGGTAAGGGTGGTCAAAACCTTAAGAAAATAGGTATTAAGTCCCGTACTGAAATAGAAGAAATGCTTGAGCAGAAGGTTATGCTTGAACTTTGGGTCAAGGTTAGAGAAGGCTGGACTGAAGATGTCGGATTCCTCAGATCAATCGGTCTTGGAGAATAA
- a CDS encoding efflux RND transporter permease subunit, translating to MKGLMRFTLKQTVFINIIFVVLMIVGIYCAYDLPVERYPNVHMGKVVITGFLPGASPSDVEALVTKKIEDALDDLENVEYIRSRSFRERASILVKFIDDTDYQKSYDELRFRVLSIQNDLPKDMDPPAFTELNVNEWLPAIRVCLVGDRANRALSMMADEMKVPLRKIPGVNQVDIEGEYVREFHVNLDPKKLIRAKVTFEDAARALEDANISIPAGDFISNNGEYVIVVDERYRTREEIAATIIRMDGDGSFVTIGDVMSDARVSYRDPQVITSVNGQNAVTLKIVKTQDGNAVTIAEDVEVIAASFKEALEREGVKLVLTNDQRIHIDEAMKTLGLNLLVGIALVFVIIYLVMGFRNAMLTTIGVPFAFLVTMIIMRLTGNSLNQITLFSFVLVSGIIVDDAIVVVENIFRHVQEGKSVRNAVIDGTSEVFWPVISATGTTVAAFLPMLIMTGSTGEFFAQVPKAITFALIASLIESLLILPSHFLDWPGAEKLSEAGDKLAHEPFFMRVLRRWTDKLLSFVMRFRFTSLTVVFGAFVLAIAILVVSISGAIPLIKIKFYPDDYSLYYIELEGPVATSIEVTSDKLKRISVFIEKMGPSMSTSATAFAGFYFSEDYEMMYGSNLGNIVVELPAKDKQVFADAPNNDPGTHLDYIRKAIKKFGGDGWTIHVRPEKDGPPAGKDLNIRILGSDHIAVQGLTAKILDFIKKNNELGLQLVNLSKDEGTPNRIFRFLPINERISEYGLTPKQVASLSGSVLDGRFVGKFRLADEDVDLRLKIDPEFLNSPEDALSIPVLEHNESPIRLSDLCKVSIYMEPGQFNRFMTQRAVTITANIKSGSKLSPAIAVNRVKKFYESVRNNYPGASINFSGEYESTRKSYTSLLYAFFTAILIIYLILATQFKSYLQPVIILSAVVFSLTGVILGTFLSQTIFTVNSFIATVGVTGVVVNDSLVLLDFMNKLYLRGMKRKEALREGVRIRLRPILLTTLTTTLGLLPMAIGFPSYSLVWGAMASTFVTGLCTATFLTLFIIPVEWDLLMGFIEWKEKRKERKQNIQLSN from the coding sequence ATGAAAGGACTTATGCGGTTTACTTTGAAGCAGACGGTTTTTATCAATATAATTTTTGTAGTGCTTATGATCGTCGGGATTTATTGTGCTTATGATTTGCCTGTTGAGCGTTATCCTAATGTTCACATGGGTAAGGTCGTGATCACGGGATTCTTGCCGGGTGCTTCACCCTCAGACGTTGAGGCTCTAGTAACAAAGAAGATTGAAGATGCGCTTGATGATCTGGAGAACGTCGAGTACATACGCTCACGCTCTTTTCGTGAACGTGCCAGTATTCTTGTAAAATTTATTGATGATACTGATTACCAGAAAAGTTATGACGAACTCCGCTTCAGAGTCCTTTCTATTCAGAATGACCTGCCCAAAGATATGGACCCGCCAGCTTTCACTGAACTTAATGTAAACGAATGGTTACCTGCTATCAGAGTGTGTCTTGTCGGTGACAGGGCAAACCGTGCTCTTTCGATGATGGCGGATGAAATGAAAGTTCCGCTTCGAAAAATCCCCGGCGTTAATCAAGTTGATATTGAGGGCGAATATGTTCGTGAATTTCATGTTAACCTTGACCCTAAAAAATTAATCCGCGCAAAAGTCACTTTCGAAGACGCAGCCAGAGCTTTGGAAGATGCTAATATTTCTATTCCTGCCGGAGATTTTATTTCAAATAACGGAGAGTATGTAATTGTTGTTGATGAACGTTATCGTACCAGAGAGGAAATAGCGGCAACAATTATTCGCATGGATGGTGATGGATCATTCGTAACAATCGGCGATGTTATGAGTGATGCGCGAGTTTCGTACCGTGATCCGCAGGTTATCACTTCCGTCAACGGACAAAATGCCGTGACTCTTAAGATTGTTAAAACGCAGGATGGAAATGCCGTTACCATTGCAGAAGATGTTGAAGTTATAGCCGCATCATTTAAAGAGGCTTTGGAGCGGGAAGGGGTTAAACTGGTCCTGACTAATGACCAGCGAATCCATATTGATGAGGCTATGAAAACGCTCGGTCTCAATCTGCTTGTGGGGATTGCGCTGGTATTTGTGATTATTTATCTGGTTATGGGATTTCGCAACGCAATGTTGACGACCATAGGGGTGCCTTTTGCCTTTCTCGTGACCATGATAATTATGCGCCTTACCGGTAATTCTCTTAATCAGATAACACTTTTTTCATTTGTTTTGGTGAGCGGGATTATTGTTGATGACGCAATCGTAGTTGTTGAAAATATCTTTCGTCATGTTCAGGAAGGTAAAAGTGTACGTAATGCTGTCATAGACGGAACTTCCGAGGTCTTTTGGCCTGTTATTTCGGCAACGGGAACTACTGTTGCGGCCTTTTTGCCGATGCTTATTATGACAGGTTCGACCGGTGAATTTTTTGCTCAGGTCCCCAAAGCGATAACTTTTGCATTGATTGCTTCTTTGATTGAAAGCCTGCTGATCCTTCCTTCTCATTTTCTGGATTGGCCCGGGGCAGAAAAACTTTCTGAGGCTGGTGATAAATTAGCCCATGAACCTTTTTTTATGAGAGTCTTAAGACGCTGGACGGATAAACTTCTTTCATTTGTCATGCGTTTTCGTTTTACATCGTTAACTGTCGTTTTCGGTGCTTTCGTTCTTGCAATAGCCATTTTAGTCGTTTCCATCTCAGGAGCTATTCCGCTCATTAAAATTAAGTTTTACCCTGACGATTACAGTTTGTATTATATTGAATTGGAAGGCCCAGTGGCAACCTCCATTGAAGTCACTTCTGATAAGTTGAAAAGAATATCAGTATTCATTGAAAAAATGGGGCCGAGCATGTCTACATCTGCCACTGCTTTTGCTGGATTCTACTTTAGCGAAGACTATGAAATGATGTACGGAAGTAATCTGGGAAATATTGTTGTAGAATTGCCGGCAAAAGATAAACAGGTTTTTGCTGATGCTCCTAATAATGATCCGGGAACTCATCTTGATTATATACGTAAAGCTATTAAGAAATTCGGTGGGGATGGCTGGACTATTCATGTCCGGCCTGAAAAAGACGGTCCTCCTGCCGGGAAGGATTTAAATATAAGGATACTCGGGTCTGATCATATTGCTGTGCAGGGTCTGACTGCGAAGATTCTTGACTTTATAAAAAAGAATAATGAATTAGGGCTACAACTTGTTAACCTAAGCAAGGATGAAGGTACTCCTAATAGAATATTTAGATTTTTACCCATAAATGAACGTATTTCAGAATATGGACTTACTCCTAAGCAGGTTGCAAGTCTTTCAGGATCAGTTTTAGACGGTCGCTTCGTAGGTAAATTCAGACTTGCTGACGAGGATGTAGACCTGCGCTTAAAGATTGATCCTGAATTTTTAAATTCGCCTGAAGATGCTCTCAGTATTCCGGTACTTGAACATAATGAAAGCCCTATTCGTCTAAGTGATTTATGCAAGGTTTCAATTTATATGGAACCAGGGCAGTTTAACAGATTTATGACTCAGCGCGCTGTGACTATTACAGCTAATATTAAATCCGGATCAAAGCTTTCTCCGGCTATTGCCGTAAACAGAGTTAAAAAATTTTATGAGTCCGTACGTAATAATTACCCCGGTGCTTCGATCAACTTTTCTGGAGAATATGAATCAACCAGAAAGTCTTACACTTCGTTGCTTTATGCCTTTTTCACAGCTATTTTGATAATTTATCTTATTCTGGCGACGCAGTTTAAATCGTATTTGCAGCCGGTAATCATTCTTTCCGCTGTTGTTTTTTCACTGACTGGAGTTATTCTTGGAACATTCTTGTCTCAAACAATTTTTACGGTGAACAGCTTCATCGCAACGGTTGGAGTCACAGGTGTTGTTGTTAATGATTCTCTGGTCTTACTCGATTTTATGAACAAGCTTTATTTAAGAGGAATGAAACGTAAAGAAGCCCTGCGCGAAGGAGTCAGAATAAGGCTTAGGCCGATTTTGTTGACAACTTTGACTACAACCCTTGGGTTGTTGCCTATGGCGATAGGTTTTCCTTCATACTCGCTTGTATGGGGAGCAATGGCTTCAACTTTTGTGACGGGGCTATGTACCGCGACTTTCTTGACTTTGTTCATCATTCCCGTTGAGTGGGATTTGTTAATGGGTTTTATTGAGTGGAAAGAAAAGCGTAAAGAGCGTAAACAAAATATCCAGCTCAGTAATTGA
- a CDS encoding flagellar motor protein MotB — MGREKKPVPPEGQPLWLITFSDLMTLMLTFFVLLVSMSVVDERRKLIVLGSIIGTFGFGTQGYDVLSTQDTRRTIEVGPLEVKNDLELVKPLLWEFADDDLRFESNRFVQIISIGGDVLFAPDSSQLSGKGLRMLDTIFPILKRVKNPILLAGHTSILRDELGEDYRVEDKNLIPDVSWKISLNRVLAVYSHLVQSGMNPDMLKMEAFGKFNPRYPNNTPEGRLKNRRVDIVLDTRNPAVEHELKEYRPKKNVKGDGNFDYDGFVFPIKDSVNPKQGKQ, encoded by the coding sequence ATGGGGAGAGAGAAAAAACCTGTACCACCTGAAGGGCAGCCGCTCTGGCTTATAACATTCAGTGATCTTATGACACTGATGCTTACTTTTTTTGTGCTTTTGGTAAGTATGTCAGTTGTTGATGAACGGAGAAAGCTGATAGTTCTCGGGTCGATTATTGGGACATTCGGGTTTGGAACTCAGGGTTATGACGTCCTTTCTACGCAAGATACACGCAGGACTATCGAAGTAGGTCCGCTTGAAGTAAAAAATGATCTTGAGCTTGTGAAACCCCTGCTCTGGGAGTTTGCAGACGATGATCTGCGGTTTGAGTCTAATAGGTTTGTTCAGATTATTTCTATCGGCGGTGATGTTCTGTTCGCACCTGACAGTTCTCAGCTTTCCGGTAAGGGGCTAAGAATGCTAGACACCATTTTCCCGATTTTAAAGCGTGTAAAAAATCCTATTCTGCTTGCAGGTCATACTTCAATTTTACGCGATGAGCTGGGCGAAGATTACAGAGTTGAAGATAAGAATCTTATTCCTGACGTTTCTTGGAAAATTTCTTTAAACAGAGTTTTGGCAGTTTATTCACATTTAGTTCAGAGCGGGATGAATCCTGATATGCTTAAGATGGAAGCTTTTGGGAAATTTAATCCCCGCTACCCCAATAATACTCCTGAGGGGCGGCTTAAAAATCGTAGGGTTGATATAGTGCTTGACACAAGAAATCCTGCTGTTGAGCATGAACTTAAAGAATATCGTCCAAAGAAGAATGTTAAGGGTGATGGTAATTTTGATTATGACGGTTTTGTTTTTCCGATAAAGGATTCTGTGAATCCAAAACAAGGTAAGCAGTAA
- the topA gene encoding type I DNA topoisomerase: MSKDLIIVESPAKVKTISKFLGKNYQVAASVGHIRDLPKNKLGVDEGGDFTPQYQVIPGKEDVVNKLKKAAATADHVYLAPDPDREGEAIGWHVAAILKDVNQNISRIQFNEITARAVKEALEHPVPLNEQLFDSQQARRILDRLVGYKISPILWKKVKRGISAGRVQSVALKIVVEREKERRLFIPEEYWLFKAELEGKNPPPFSADLWKIKGKKAVIGSAEEAEDLEKSVKDVPFKITDLTEKERKRNPLPPYITSTLQQDANRRLGYSAKRTMTVAQRLYEGVELGDKGTTALITYMRTDSVRIADEARDTAKKLILEKYGKEFYPPKARAFKSKGSAQDAHEAVRPVDATIQPEDVKAFLPADQYKVYKLIWDRFIASQMAQARFWDTVVTVEAGETIWRSKGERLLFPGFMRVTGKTGDEKLIELPKLEIGDDLKVNKIDKEQKFTQPPPRYSEASLVRELEEKGIGRPSTYAAIISTIQDREYVTLEEKKFVPTELGFVVSDQLSEHFKELMDVGFTAAMERQLDDVADGKMQWTSLMKDFAGGFYPTLEVAQKEMKRGGEDTGIMCEKCAAPMVIKFGKTGEFLGCSNYPDCKSIVNFTRDEKGKIVILEDQPAEDTGVTCEKCGLPMAIKRSSRGEFLGCSGYPDCRNIKNFARDDDGVIKVVETEESQVVGTCPDCKGDLIIKRARTGSRFIACSNYPDCKFAKPFSTGVKCPKEGCEGELVEKSSRRGKIFYSCDKYPDCDYAVWYPPIDGPCPKCGHPVLVKKTTKAKGTHIACPEKGCGYTQEDE; this comes from the coding sequence ATGAGCAAAGATCTTATTATCGTCGAGTCCCCAGCAAAGGTAAAGACCATCAGCAAGTTTCTTGGTAAAAATTATCAGGTGGCCGCATCAGTCGGTCACATTCGAGATTTGCCTAAAAACAAGCTTGGTGTTGATGAGGGTGGTGATTTTACACCTCAGTATCAGGTCATCCCCGGTAAAGAGGATGTAGTTAATAAATTGAAGAAAGCGGCAGCTACAGCTGACCACGTCTATTTGGCTCCTGACCCTGACCGCGAGGGAGAGGCTATCGGATGGCATGTTGCGGCCATTCTTAAAGACGTAAATCAAAATATAAGCCGTATTCAGTTTAACGAAATTACAGCCCGCGCCGTTAAAGAGGCTCTTGAGCATCCGGTTCCGCTTAATGAGCAGCTCTTTGATTCGCAGCAGGCTCGCCGAATTCTTGATCGCCTTGTGGGTTATAAAATTTCTCCTATTCTATGGAAGAAAGTTAAGCGCGGTATTTCAGCAGGAAGGGTGCAATCCGTTGCACTTAAGATTGTAGTAGAGCGCGAAAAAGAGAGGCGCCTATTTATACCTGAAGAATACTGGCTCTTTAAAGCTGAGCTTGAAGGGAAGAATCCTCCGCCGTTCAGTGCCGACCTTTGGAAGATAAAAGGTAAAAAAGCTGTAATCGGTTCCGCCGAAGAAGCTGAAGATCTTGAAAAGTCCGTTAAGGATGTTCCGTTTAAAATTACCGACCTTACTGAAAAAGAGCGCAAGCGTAACCCGCTTCCTCCATATATAACTTCCACCCTTCAGCAGGATGCTAACCGTAGGCTTGGATATTCCGCCAAGCGTACTATGACTGTTGCTCAAAGACTTTATGAAGGGGTTGAGCTGGGCGATAAAGGTACAACCGCACTTATCACCTATATGCGTACTGACTCCGTCAGGATCGCGGATGAAGCGCGCGACACAGCAAAAAAACTTATTCTTGAGAAATATGGAAAGGAGTTTTACCCGCCCAAAGCCAGAGCTTTTAAGTCAAAAGGCAGCGCACAGGATGCTCATGAAGCGGTCAGACCTGTTGATGCTACTATCCAGCCTGAAGATGTAAAAGCTTTTCTGCCTGCTGATCAGTATAAAGTTTATAAACTTATCTGGGATAGATTCATTGCTTCCCAAATGGCACAAGCTCGTTTCTGGGATACGGTTGTGACCGTTGAAGCCGGAGAAACTATTTGGCGTTCGAAAGGTGAAAGACTCCTCTTCCCAGGTTTCATGCGGGTGACAGGTAAGACTGGCGATGAAAAACTTATTGAGCTTCCAAAATTGGAAATCGGTGATGACCTTAAGGTTAACAAGATCGATAAGGAACAGAAGTTTACTCAGCCACCACCTCGTTATTCCGAAGCTTCTCTTGTTCGTGAGCTTGAAGAAAAAGGAATTGGGCGTCCTTCCACTTACGCTGCAATTATTTCTACGATTCAGGATCGTGAATATGTGACCCTTGAAGAGAAAAAATTTGTACCTACTGAACTTGGATTTGTTGTTAGCGATCAGTTAAGTGAACATTTCAAAGAACTTATGGATGTAGGTTTTACCGCAGCAATGGAAAGGCAGCTTGATGATGTAGCTGACGGGAAAATGCAATGGACTTCTTTGATGAAAGATTTTGCCGGTGGATTTTACCCAACCCTTGAAGTTGCGCAGAAAGAAATGAAGCGTGGCGGTGAGGATACCGGTATTATGTGCGAAAAATGCGCTGCTCCGATGGTTATCAAGTTTGGAAAAACCGGAGAATTTTTAGGCTGTTCAAATTATCCAGACTGTAAAAGTATTGTTAATTTTACCCGTGACGAAAAGGGCAAGATTGTGATTCTAGAGGATCAGCCAGCCGAAGACACAGGTGTTACTTGCGAAAAATGCGGCTTACCAATGGCAATCAAGCGTTCCAGCAGAGGCGAATTCCTTGGTTGTTCCGGTTATCCTGATTGTCGCAATATTAAGAACTTTGCACGTGATGATGACGGCGTTATCAAGGTTGTTGAAACAGAAGAATCGCAGGTTGTGGGTACATGTCCTGACTGTAAGGGCGACCTGATAATCAAGAGAGCTAGAACAGGAAGCCGGTTTATTGCATGTAGTAATTATCCTGATTGTAAGTTTGCAAAACCATTCTCTACCGGGGTTAAATGTCCGAAAGAGGGATGCGAAGGTGAACTTGTTGAAAAGAGCTCACGTCGAGGTAAAATATTTTACTCCTGTGATAAGTACCCAGATTGCGATTATGCAGTATGGTATCCGCCTATTGATGGCCCATGTCCTAAATGCGGACACCCTGTTCTTGTTAAAAAGACCACTAAAGCAAAAGGAACACACATTGCCTGCCCTGAAAAAGGATGCGGTTATACTCAAGAAGATGAGTAG
- the fliL gene encoding flagellar basal body-associated protein FliL, which translates to MADEVEQESKKKGGMLKWIILILLLAVLGGGGFFAYKKFFAAAPKDAAETTQAEEQTADPNAAPLPGSGFSVTLPTFVVNLADPLGRRYLKLGVDVEVVSEEAVAELNKKEPMVKDSLILLLSSKTFQDLSSMENKILLKKEIVDRLNQIMGGAKVLQVYFTDMVIQ; encoded by the coding sequence ATGGCCGATGAAGTAGAACAAGAGTCGAAGAAAAAAGGCGGTATGTTGAAGTGGATTATTCTTATTCTGCTTCTTGCTGTTCTTGGTGGTGGTGGTTTTTTTGCTTACAAGAAGTTTTTTGCCGCAGCTCCTAAAGATGCGGCTGAAACCACGCAGGCTGAAGAACAGACTGCTGATCCTAATGCGGCACCTTTGCCCGGAAGTGGTTTCAGCGTGACCTTGCCTACTTTTGTAGTAAACCTTGCCGATCCTCTCGGACGCAGATATTTGAAGCTGGGCGTTGATGTTGAAGTCGTAAGCGAAGAAGCAGTCGCTGAGCTTAATAAAAAAGAGCCTATGGTTAAAGACTCGCTCATTTTGTTACTTTCCAGTAAGACCTTTCAAGATCTTTCCAGCATGGAGAATAAGATTCTCCTTAAAAAAGAAATTGTGGACAGGCTCAACCAGATAATGGGAGGAGCTAAAGTTTTACAGGTATATTTTACAGATATGGTTATCCAGTAG
- a CDS encoding YggS family pyridoxal phosphate-dependent enzyme gives MKNREKELLENIAAVNEDIADAVAKVGRKPGSVTLMAVSKLHPASDIEILFRAGQRCFGESYMQESLAKQEELAHLDIDWHYIGGLQSKKAKYVSGRFCAIHSVDSIKLAELLNKKACSLGVVQNILIQVNTAGEEQKSGVSEEDVPALIEHISSLENLKLTGLMALPPFFGDPEGARPYFARLRMLSEGMEKLFGIKLPELSMGMTGDFRVAIEEGSTMVRVGTRIFGQRSG, from the coding sequence ATGAAAAATAGGGAAAAAGAACTTTTAGAAAATATTGCGGCGGTCAATGAAGATATTGCTGACGCGGTTGCAAAGGTAGGAAGAAAGCCAGGATCTGTCACACTTATGGCCGTTTCCAAACTTCACCCTGCTTCTGATATTGAAATTTTATTTCGAGCCGGTCAGAGATGTTTCGGAGAGTCTTACATGCAGGAATCTCTGGCAAAACAGGAAGAACTAGCTCATTTGGATATAGATTGGCATTATATAGGCGGTCTTCAGTCTAAAAAAGCGAAGTATGTTTCTGGAAGATTTTGCGCTATACATAGTGTTGATTCAATTAAACTGGCAGAACTTTTGAATAAAAAAGCGTGTTCACTTGGAGTTGTTCAAAATATTCTTATCCAGGTTAACACTGCAGGAGAAGAGCAGAAAAGCGGCGTTTCTGAAGAAGATGTTCCTGCATTAATTGAACATATTTCTTCGCTTGAGAATTTGAAACTGACTGGACTTATGGCTCTTCCCCCGTTTTTTGGAGATCCTGAAGGTGCGCGTCCTTATTTTGCAAGGTTACGTATGCTTTCCGAAGGCATGGAAAAGTTGTTCGGAATTAAGCTTCCTGAGTTATCTATGGGGATGACCGGAGACTTTAGAGTTGCAATAGAGGAAGGCTCTACAATGGTCAGAGTCGGTACAAGAATTTTTGGACAGAGATCGGGTTAA
- a CDS encoding MotA/TolQ/ExbB proton channel family protein gives MDLGTVIGIVLSFGLVLAAILVGSPLAIFISVPSVLIVIGGTIGASLVNYPAGHVVGVIGVIKKTFFSNLESPSDIIAKFMDFANRARREGILSLEPALKSIEDDFLRKGLQLTVDGLEPQVIQEILETEIQYLENRHETGAEILKIFADFAPAMGMIGTVIGLVQMLQTMSDPSSIGPAMAVALLTTLYGAILANLVFTPMSGKLKTRSKEEVLLREMVMEGIISISKGENPKIIEEKLNSFLPPKIRRVVD, from the coding sequence ATGGATCTGGGTACCGTAATAGGAATAGTTCTTTCATTCGGTCTGGTGCTTGCGGCTATTCTTGTCGGAAGTCCTTTGGCTATTTTTATTTCTGTTCCTTCTGTACTTATTGTTATCGGGGGGACAATCGGAGCTTCTCTTGTTAATTATCCGGCAGGACACGTTGTTGGTGTTATCGGGGTTATTAAAAAAACATTCTTTTCAAACCTTGAATCTCCTTCAGATATCATTGCCAAATTTATGGATTTTGCTAATCGTGCCCGTCGCGAAGGAATCCTTTCTCTCGAACCAGCACTTAAAAGCATAGAAGATGATTTTTTACGTAAAGGGTTGCAATTGACCGTTGACGGACTTGAGCCTCAAGTAATTCAGGAGATCCTTGAAACGGAAATTCAGTATCTTGAAAATAGGCACGAAACAGGAGCAGAAATCTTGAAGATTTTTGCTGATTTTGCTCCGGCAATGGGAATGATCGGAACTGTTATCGGTCTGGTGCAAATGCTTCAGACTATGAGTGATCCAAGTTCTATTGGCCCTGCAATGGCTGTTGCTTTGCTCACCACGCTTTACGGAGCTATTCTGGCTAACCTTGTGTTCACTCCTATGTCCGGTAAGCTTAAAACCCGTAGTAAAGAGGAAGTCCTCTTGCGTGAAATGGTTATGGAAGGGATTATTTCAATTTCTAAAGGAGAAAATCCTAAAATTATTGAAGAAAAGCTCAATAGTTTTCTTCCTCCTAAAATTCGCAGAGTTGTTGATTAA
- a CDS encoding Hpt domain-containing protein, with product MNELEKKLAELNKRYGADLGDRVEALEDFLSEYLSSGSKIALEKLYKGAHALAGSARTFGFSDVSVVAKELELSARESDDAKKLLARLSELKKLISS from the coding sequence GTGAATGAACTAGAAAAAAAACTGGCAGAACTTAATAAGCGTTATGGAGCTGATCTTGGCGACCGGGTTGAAGCTTTAGAAGATTTTTTGTCTGAATATCTTTCATCCGGCAGCAAAATTGCTCTTGAAAAATTGTACAAAGGAGCTCATGCCCTTGCCGGTTCGGCAAGAACTTTCGGTTTCTCCGATGTAAGTGTGGTCGCAAAGGAACTTGAATTGTCTGCCCGTGAGTCTGATGATGCAAAAAAATTATTAGCCAGATTATCTGAGCTTAAAAAACTTATTTCTTCCTGA